The Candidatus Hydrogenedentota bacterium genome has a segment encoding these proteins:
- a CDS encoding DUF58 domain-containing protein, whose product MNLRIRGITWHLPRAGQVFIIITLIVLLAAWNSGMNLLYLLVGALISFLLLSVFFSARNLRGLNVICEAPSAVHRGESVGITVRVENHKPFLPTISLHIELAEQPGNSVGYMVKLPPRKAGVVRINALFSKRGVFPPPPINLVTTFPFGLIETRLRVHDSAEVVVYPRVRAVRPAALDATRRVGDLPRLARGMGDDFFSLRGYLPGDDLRHVAWRISAKTDDLVVKEMALETSRCVLFIFDARAREGLPDFEERFEEAIEMIASLGVTMLNRQFLVGLMTAGEHLPEDEGKTQATRLLETLARLEPEPATMLDPFSRVALLDESRRVIHVYISPDPGQWGERIGSAHVMRPEEVVYA is encoded by the coding sequence ATGAACCTGCGGATACGCGGCATCACATGGCATTTGCCCCGGGCGGGGCAAGTCTTCATCATTATAACCCTGATCGTGCTGCTGGCGGCATGGAACAGCGGGATGAACCTCCTCTACCTCCTCGTGGGGGCCCTGATAAGCTTCCTCTTGCTGTCCGTCTTCTTTTCGGCGCGCAATCTGCGGGGCTTGAACGTGATATGCGAAGCGCCGTCCGCGGTCCATCGCGGGGAAAGTGTCGGGATTACTGTGCGCGTCGAGAACCACAAGCCCTTTCTGCCCACCATCTCCCTTCACATCGAACTGGCTGAGCAGCCCGGGAATTCGGTGGGCTACATGGTGAAACTGCCTCCGCGGAAAGCGGGAGTCGTTCGCATCAACGCGCTGTTCTCGAAACGGGGCGTGTTTCCACCCCCTCCCATCAATCTGGTCACGACCTTTCCCTTCGGCCTTATCGAGACGCGGCTGCGGGTACACGATTCGGCGGAGGTCGTGGTGTATCCCCGCGTAAGGGCCGTTCGCCCGGCTGCCCTGGATGCCACGCGGCGCGTGGGCGACCTGCCCCGCCTCGCTCGCGGCATGGGCGACGACTTCTTCAGTTTGCGCGGATACCTCCCCGGCGACGATCTTCGGCATGTCGCCTGGCGCATTAGTGCCAAGACAGACGACCTAGTCGTCAAGGAGATGGCCCTCGAGACGTCACGTTGCGTGCTTTTTATATTTGATGCGCGCGCGAGGGAAGGGTTGCCGGACTTCGAAGAGCGGTTTGAAGAGGCCATCGAGATGATTGCTTCGTTGGGCGTCACGATGCTGAACCGTCAGTTCCTGGTGGGATTGATGACGGCGGGGGAACATTTGCCCGAGGACGAGGGGAAAACCCAGGCAACGCGGTTGCTGGAGACGCTGGCACGCCTCGAACCCGAACCCGCAACCATGTTGGATCCGTTCTCTCGCGTTGCCCTGCTCGACGAATCGCGCCGGGTGATTCACGTCTACATCTCCCCGGATCCGGGCCAGTGGGGCGAGCGAATCGGCTCGGCACACGTGATGCGGCCCGAGGAAGTGGTGTATGCGTAG
- the pdxA gene encoding 4-hydroxythreonine-4-phosphate dehydrogenase PdxA, whose amino-acid sequence MAITMGDTNGVGPEILAKLLARPELMELCEPVVFGSADVLRKASAVVSVELCLREVPDVPPRGQCADAIPVIDWGYRAPAWNPGVLEAGASRCAVEWLKKAIACAQSGQVDGIVTCPVNKEGIQAAGYHYVGHTQILAELTASPDCRMCLFAGDIRVVHITSHCSLLEAVRQVTKDRIVHSIRVAHAALGRLELQRRRIAVAGLNPHAGEAGMLGREEITEILPAIELCRKEGIDCVGPYPPDTVFKRMVEGEFDLVIAMYHDQGHIPVKLIAMDQGVNVTLGIPIVRTSVDHGTAYDIAGTGEARADSLWAAIRLAVELVSSEEHPHD is encoded by the coding sequence TTGGCGATAACCATGGGTGACACGAACGGGGTGGGACCGGAAATCCTTGCGAAACTCCTTGCGCGGCCGGAGCTGATGGAGCTGTGCGAGCCCGTCGTTTTCGGCAGTGCGGACGTATTGCGCAAGGCAAGCGCCGTTGTTTCAGTTGAGCTTTGTCTTCGGGAAGTGCCGGACGTGCCCCCCCGTGGTCAATGCGCGGACGCAATACCGGTGATTGACTGGGGGTATCGAGCGCCCGCGTGGAATCCCGGCGTTCTCGAGGCTGGGGCCAGCCGCTGCGCCGTCGAGTGGTTAAAAAAAGCGATCGCGTGCGCGCAGTCCGGCCAGGTCGACGGCATCGTGACATGCCCGGTCAACAAGGAGGGAATTCAGGCTGCGGGGTATCATTACGTGGGCCATACACAAATCCTGGCGGAGCTTACCGCTTCGCCCGATTGCCGCATGTGTTTGTTTGCCGGCGATATCCGGGTCGTTCACATCACCTCACATTGCTCGTTGCTGGAAGCGGTTCGGCAGGTAACGAAAGACCGCATTGTTCACTCGATTCGGGTTGCACACGCTGCGCTCGGCCGCCTTGAGCTTCAGCGGCGGCGCATCGCCGTAGCCGGTTTGAATCCCCACGCCGGCGAAGCCGGCATGCTGGGCCGCGAGGAAATCACCGAGATTCTGCCGGCCATTGAATTGTGCAGGAAAGAAGGTATCGATTGCGTAGGGCCATATCCGCCCGATACGGTGTTCAAGCGTATGGTTGAGGGAGAATTTGACCTCGTCATAGCCATGTATCACGACCAGGGCCATATTCCGGTAAAACTGATCGCCATGGACCAGGGCGTCAATGTCACCCTCGGAATTCCCATCGTGCGCACGTCGGTGGATCACGGGACCGCATACGACATCGCGGGGACAGGAGAAGCGCGGGCCGACAGCCTCTGGGCGGCGATTCGTCTCGCGGTCGAGCTGGTTTCCTCGGAGGAGCATCCGCATGATTGA
- a CDS encoding YfhO family protein — MTWHKVTAAEICFQGLLLLVLLVILFPAVFLRGEMSLPGSILLQSPPWNQYYQGSPPKNWLTQETLLQGALWHRLTTEMLKDGEWPLWNPLQLGGMPLLANSQNAVLYPPRLIHLVTDPYVATTVYILLNLWLCGFTAYLLGRGIGLSAGPAQFLSVGWMLCAYNQYWAYWPPLEVSPWAPVVLLGAEWILAGRCRKGFFTLVLGSTLLLLAGHPETAFGQGFGVGVYFLLRLLVLCRNRVGVWRPVAVGGAAWSMALLVCAIALLPLLEYLPESEQFVSRPGKAVAVEFAPPLSYLSLWVPRFFGAPSDNNYWENPSANFVSTLYLGLAAWVGLGLLFTRQSCSASRVRTVCLAIAAAFCTAMAFPLPFMRWIQELPVLNSMWRFYYLPFGLLAALVLASAGIRQWFGKQRQMKELQRPALFLAAVFGVVLVTAYCQLDALFTNGVFAYVLIQIATAAGIALLCLLVLGLSTRRPFVRRAGPYVLVVILAADLLYAARDLRPTCPREQLFFDTALTEYLRALPQPSRVRASTAGIMPGLLQHYGIEQWNGYDGIMPYRSRAFFARTYESGAWWRIHPIIGIGCYLFPKDIEEHPEFYGHLERVGIIDDLLVMRDNRALPRAFLVGGLSPVESEDALFKRLADLNFDPLREVLTESPPPTPWPRNHPEAPGTATVRIHKPNRVVADTDATAPCVLVLSDTFFPGWTARVDGVRTPIFPAYFAFRGVTIPAGKHVVEFAYEPASFRIGLGISWAALFLGALAALRFLWNTRRAGSPSGV; from the coding sequence ATGACTTGGCATAAGGTCACAGCCGCTGAAATTTGCTTTCAGGGCCTGTTGCTCCTCGTGTTGCTGGTCATATTGTTCCCCGCTGTGTTTCTGCGCGGGGAGATGAGTCTCCCGGGAAGCATTCTTCTGCAGAGTCCTCCGTGGAACCAGTATTACCAAGGGTCTCCCCCAAAGAACTGGCTTACCCAGGAAACCTTACTCCAGGGGGCGTTATGGCACCGGTTGACAACGGAGATGCTCAAGGACGGCGAGTGGCCGTTGTGGAATCCCCTCCAACTCGGCGGGATGCCCTTGCTGGCCAACAGCCAGAACGCCGTTCTGTATCCGCCGCGCCTTATTCATCTGGTTACCGATCCCTATGTAGCGACGACCGTTTACATCCTGTTGAACCTCTGGCTGTGCGGATTCACGGCTTATCTCCTGGGAAGAGGCATTGGGTTGAGCGCCGGGCCGGCCCAGTTTCTGTCGGTGGGGTGGATGTTGTGTGCGTACAATCAGTACTGGGCATACTGGCCGCCTCTGGAGGTAAGCCCCTGGGCCCCCGTTGTGCTGCTCGGCGCCGAGTGGATTCTGGCCGGGCGTTGCCGGAAAGGCTTCTTCACCCTCGTCCTGGGGAGCACGCTGTTGCTGCTTGCGGGACATCCCGAGACGGCCTTTGGACAGGGTTTCGGTGTGGGCGTCTATTTCCTGTTGCGGCTTCTTGTGCTGTGCCGGAACCGCGTTGGCGTGTGGCGTCCTGTTGCGGTGGGCGGGGCAGCGTGGAGCATGGCTCTGCTGGTGTGCGCCATAGCGCTGTTGCCCCTGCTCGAGTACTTGCCCGAGAGCGAGCAGTTTGTCAGCCGTCCGGGAAAAGCCGTGGCCGTCGAGTTCGCCCCGCCGCTGTCGTATCTTTCGCTCTGGGTGCCAAGATTCTTTGGGGCGCCATCCGATAACAATTATTGGGAAAATCCCTCCGCGAATTTCGTCAGTACACTTTACCTTGGGCTGGCGGCATGGGTTGGGCTCGGGCTGTTATTCACGCGGCAGTCTTGTTCGGCGAGCCGGGTCCGGACGGTCTGCCTGGCTATCGCGGCCGCGTTCTGCACGGCTATGGCCTTCCCGCTGCCATTCATGCGCTGGATACAGGAACTGCCCGTCTTGAACAGCATGTGGCGGTTTTATTATCTCCCCTTCGGGCTATTGGCGGCATTGGTGCTGGCGTCTGCGGGCATCCGCCAATGGTTTGGCAAACAACGGCAGATGAAAGAACTGCAGCGTCCAGCGCTGTTTCTCGCGGCCGTTTTCGGGGTCGTACTGGTGACAGCCTATTGTCAGCTGGACGCGCTGTTCACAAACGGGGTGTTCGCATACGTCCTCATCCAGATTGCCACGGCGGCCGGAATCGCCCTGCTGTGCCTGCTTGTGCTCGGCCTGTCCACGAGGCGGCCTTTCGTACGGCGTGCGGGGCCTTATGTGCTCGTGGTAATACTGGCCGCGGACCTCTTGTACGCGGCGCGCGACCTGCGCCCGACCTGTCCCCGCGAGCAGTTGTTCTTCGATACGGCCCTTACGGAATACCTGCGCGCTCTCCCGCAGCCGTCGCGGGTCCGGGCGAGTACGGCCGGCATCATGCCCGGGCTTCTGCAGCATTACGGCATCGAACAATGGAACGGCTACGACGGCATCATGCCGTACCGCTCGCGGGCGTTCTTCGCCCGGACGTACGAAAGCGGCGCATGGTGGCGGATACATCCAATCATCGGCATCGGCTGCTACCTCTTCCCGAAAGACATCGAGGAACATCCCGAATTCTACGGGCATCTCGAGCGCGTTGGGATTATCGACGACCTGCTGGTGATGCGCGATAACCGAGCCCTGCCGCGGGCCTTCCTTGTGGGCGGCCTGAGCCCGGTCGAAAGTGAAGACGCCTTGTTTAAAAGGTTGGCCGATTTGAACTTTGACCCCCTTCGCGAAGTCCTCACCGAAAGCCCCCCTCCGACGCCCTGGCCGCGGAATCATCCCGAAGCGCCCGGGACCGCAACGGTGCGAATCCACAAGCCAAACCGGGTTGTGGCCGATACTGATGCCACAGCGCCCTGCGTGCTGGTGCTCTCGGATACCTTCTTCCCCGGGTGGACCGCCCGTGTCGACGGTGTGAGGACACCTATCTTCCCCGCCTATTTCGCGTTTCGCGGCGTGACCATCCCCGCCGGAAAACATGTTGTTGAATTTGCCTATGAGCCGGCCTCGTTCAGGATTGGGCTAGGCATCTCCTGGGCCGCATTGTTCCTCGGGGCACTCGCTGCGCTGCGGTTCTTGTGGAATACCCGCCGGGCAGGAAGCCCATCAGGAGTCTGA
- a CDS encoding DUF3488 and transglutaminase-like domain-containing protein, producing MRRSVDRLLSVSTAALLLSSFLALASAPTLGADIMTVGLLLLALWPLGEYMDGRFTWYRYATNGATALFSVSLPMWVGLFGLLTAVIILIIFIQAHKLAHRKERKDFYQLFFMCFLLVVAACGLGPDASIGLVMLFALVSAVWALLALQVRTEISQVGPSGLADVIPLSEREPEAVSHSARLLDWGTVRSVSVVCIASVVLTAGFFFGTPRMEAGILGRSNLLAADEAATQTGLSDTVEIGQGGRIAADHTPVMRVEFPDNPDGRYDGALYWRSNTMDTFTAGVWERLGGPYGIHDGRPRAVPLATNDPSAVAREPTGKGQQVRQSIYLEDVPSGGLPCMPSPLRLECDGATVNWDPVQDGHFVRVERRKSATISYQVVSEIVNPTPEQLRGARTNYDRVISGRDYFLLTRHTLEQRTVRLAQQLAEGQDTPYDKARALEAWLGSDAFSYTLDTPSLPRHSPIDAFLFEARRGHCELFASALALMLRSLGIPTRVVSGYRGGEWSETDRAYIVSRDMAHLWVEAYFLDYGWVTFDPSPQSGSGFGSLLERAQLAVSRLGLRLRIAWYSGVIGYKGGFNLGRIKDLGGGFLTWVFTPYTGLLDDGGPMDKRPGFLSFLALPGMVASVVLALVYVRLKRKSPRSSNVLTDTQKRAVHLLARVNRLLKRRGIDSRGKTAGELLLAARNAHLEESGPLTEALHTYNEARFGKRPLDKVRLKQLMKGIRAVR from the coding sequence ATGCGTAGGAGCGTTGACAGGCTATTGAGCGTCAGCACGGCGGCATTGCTCCTGTCGAGCTTTTTGGCGCTCGCCTCGGCCCCGACGCTCGGCGCGGATATCATGACCGTGGGGCTACTCCTGTTGGCGCTCTGGCCCCTGGGAGAATATATGGACGGCCGGTTTACGTGGTACCGATACGCCACAAACGGCGCCACCGCGCTGTTTTCGGTGTCACTTCCAATGTGGGTGGGCTTGTTCGGCCTTCTCACGGCTGTAATCATCCTGATCATTTTCATTCAGGCACACAAGCTCGCGCACCGGAAAGAGCGTAAGGACTTCTACCAGTTGTTTTTCATGTGTTTTCTGCTTGTGGTGGCGGCCTGCGGACTGGGTCCGGACGCCTCCATCGGCCTGGTCATGCTGTTTGCACTTGTCAGTGCGGTCTGGGCTCTCTTGGCCCTCCAGGTTCGCACGGAAATAAGTCAAGTGGGTCCGAGCGGCCTTGCCGATGTTATTCCCCTGTCAGAACGAGAGCCGGAAGCCGTGTCGCACTCCGCCCGGTTGCTGGACTGGGGGACGGTCCGCTCGGTCAGCGTGGTTTGTATCGCGTCGGTCGTGCTTACGGCAGGGTTCTTTTTCGGTACGCCGCGCATGGAAGCGGGAATTCTGGGACGCAGCAACCTGCTGGCCGCTGACGAGGCGGCCACGCAGACCGGGCTCAGCGATACCGTGGAAATTGGACAAGGGGGCCGCATCGCGGCCGATCACACCCCCGTGATGCGCGTCGAATTCCCTGACAATCCCGATGGCCGGTACGACGGCGCCCTATATTGGCGCAGCAACACCATGGACACCTTCACGGCGGGCGTGTGGGAACGCCTGGGCGGGCCCTACGGCATTCACGACGGGCGCCCGCGCGCGGTTCCGCTTGCCACAAACGACCCCTCAGCGGTGGCGCGGGAACCAACCGGGAAAGGTCAGCAGGTGCGCCAGTCGATCTATCTTGAGGATGTGCCGAGCGGAGGCCTGCCCTGCATGCCGTCGCCGCTGCGCCTCGAATGCGATGGCGCCACCGTAAACTGGGATCCCGTTCAAGATGGGCATTTCGTGCGGGTCGAACGCCGCAAATCCGCAACCATCAGCTATCAGGTAGTCTCGGAAATCGTGAATCCCACGCCCGAACAGCTCCGCGGCGCCAGGACGAATTACGACCGCGTGATTTCCGGCCGGGACTACTTTCTCCTGACACGCCATACCCTCGAGCAGCGTACGGTGCGCCTTGCCCAACAGCTTGCGGAAGGCCAGGATACGCCCTACGATAAGGCGCGCGCACTCGAAGCCTGGTTGGGGTCAGACGCTTTTTCTTACACGCTTGACACACCATCCCTGCCCAGGCACTCCCCAATTGATGCGTTCTTGTTCGAGGCCCGGCGGGGACACTGTGAACTGTTCGCGAGCGCTCTCGCCCTCATGTTGCGCAGTCTGGGCATACCTACACGGGTGGTATCAGGTTATCGCGGAGGGGAATGGAGCGAGACTGACCGGGCCTACATCGTCAGCCGGGATATGGCGCACCTGTGGGTCGAGGCCTATTTTCTCGATTACGGATGGGTCACGTTCGACCCGTCTCCTCAATCCGGCAGCGGATTCGGATCGCTGTTGGAACGCGCGCAACTGGCTGTTTCCCGTTTGGGACTGCGATTGAGGATCGCCTGGTATAGTGGCGTCATCGGCTACAAGGGCGGGTTTAATTTGGGGCGTATCAAGGACTTGGGAGGGGGCTTTCTTACATGGGTTTTCACGCCATACACCGGTTTGCTGGATGACGGAGGCCCCATGGACAAGCGTCCCGGTTTCCTCTCGTTTCTTGCTCTCCCCGGGATGGTGGCCAGCGTGGTCCTCGCACTGGTGTACGTACGACTCAAGCGAAAATCCCCCAGAAGCTCCAATGTCCTTACCGACACGCAGAAGAGGGCGGTTCATCTCCTCGCGCGTGTTAACAGGCTCCTTAAACGCCGCGGCATCGACTCGAGAGGAAAGACAGCCGGGGAGTTGCTCCTGGCGGCGCGCAACGCACACCTCGAGGAATCCGGACCGCTGACTGAGGCGCTGCACACGTATAACGAGGCCCGGTTCGGGAAACGTCCGCTCGACAAGGTGCGGCTGAAACAACTGATGAAAGGCATTCGCGCCGTGCGTTGA
- a CDS encoding sulfatase produces the protein MRLPRTGVFSMVAAACAAMLLAGCSLSSGRMIALKDLPLERPALDLEWRNAWRVPAGSGLTLNLGAAPEGAICRVGLLDGGEGSPIQAAVFVDDEAVTSFATSGGHTWHDERVALPHAGSSCRLVLSATADFWISHAEVFVPDAASPAVLIFLIDALRQDHLGCYGYPLDTSPNIDAFAKDAVRLRGVTPSTSWTRASVATLFTSTYPSVHGAEDRPDMLRENLPSLAVQLGLGGLETHCFMTNRNCIPVWGFGNDFHRFRDADTEHWVSSDDAAVVDLTIDTVQDVTGRPWYAYVHTMGPHEPYAPPEPFKERFDRALYAERDENPAHREALALYDGEIAYTDSQFGRLIAVMKEQGLYDNALIIVMADHGEEFWDHGGTGHGKTLYEEQLRIPFLVKLPGNACAGEVRDGLAEMVDVAPTVVEAFGFEQDPRFQGVSMLGLLRGDASGKAMACASLSLENALQRAAKSQAYKYIDDIVAKRVSWFDLAADPGETAPLDAAPEKAPPLSQYALSMAMRGAAGLHVLVIHDTAMARRVTGTIRAATAESFELRYPPALQQAALANGTFEFSLTMPAQSPEATVPPSWEKVTKVDPFQNFWFAEREALSDSAHVILRIAPGDAIRLTIQADGEPIPPERVHVGAQAEHVALENLERRAESFAAGPGAFDASTLSREFGVYVWYVPPISTLNDQDLPPELREALHDLGY, from the coding sequence ATGCGTCTCCCGAGAACGGGGGTTTTCTCCATGGTGGCGGCGGCGTGTGCAGCAATGCTGCTGGCCGGGTGTTCCTTGTCTTCGGGGCGAATGATCGCACTTAAGGACCTGCCGCTGGAACGCCCCGCATTGGACCTCGAATGGCGCAACGCCTGGCGTGTGCCGGCAGGGTCCGGCCTGACGCTGAACCTCGGAGCCGCGCCTGAAGGGGCGATCTGCCGCGTGGGACTGCTTGACGGCGGCGAGGGGAGCCCAATCCAGGCTGCGGTATTTGTGGATGACGAGGCCGTCACGTCGTTTGCCACGTCGGGCGGTCATACGTGGCACGATGAGCGGGTTGCATTGCCTCATGCCGGGTCGTCGTGCCGGCTGGTATTGAGCGCAACTGCTGATTTCTGGATCTCGCATGCGGAAGTGTTCGTGCCGGACGCGGCGTCGCCCGCGGTGTTGATATTCCTGATCGATGCCTTGCGCCAAGACCATTTGGGGTGCTACGGGTATCCCCTGGACACGTCCCCCAACATCGACGCGTTTGCAAAAGATGCGGTAAGGCTTAGGGGTGTCACGCCGTCGACCTCATGGACGCGGGCGAGTGTTGCGACGCTGTTCACCTCGACCTATCCGAGTGTTCACGGGGCGGAGGATCGTCCCGATATGCTCCGCGAAAACCTTCCATCTTTGGCGGTGCAACTCGGGCTGGGGGGCCTGGAGACTCACTGCTTCATGACCAACCGGAACTGCATTCCGGTGTGGGGCTTTGGTAATGACTTTCACCGTTTCCGCGACGCTGACACCGAGCACTGGGTAAGCTCGGACGACGCCGCTGTGGTCGACTTGACCATCGACACCGTCCAGGACGTCACTGGCCGGCCGTGGTATGCGTATGTGCATACGATGGGGCCGCACGAGCCGTACGCCCCCCCCGAACCGTTCAAAGAACGGTTTGACCGTGCGCTTTATGCGGAACGCGATGAAAACCCGGCCCATCGGGAGGCCCTCGCGCTCTACGACGGGGAGATCGCCTACACGGATTCGCAATTCGGCCGGCTGATCGCCGTGATGAAAGAGCAAGGCCTGTATGATAATGCCCTGATCATTGTGATGGCCGACCATGGCGAGGAATTCTGGGACCACGGCGGCACGGGGCACGGGAAAACGCTCTATGAGGAGCAGCTCCGGATTCCGTTTTTGGTCAAGCTGCCCGGAAATGCCTGCGCAGGCGAGGTGCGGGACGGTCTGGCCGAGATGGTGGATGTCGCTCCAACCGTTGTCGAGGCGTTCGGATTCGAGCAAGACCCGCGGTTTCAGGGTGTCTCCATGCTGGGGCTGCTCCGCGGGGACGCTTCAGGCAAGGCCATGGCCTGCGCTTCGCTGTCATTGGAAAATGCGCTGCAGCGGGCGGCGAAGTCACAGGCCTACAAGTATATTGACGATATCGTCGCGAAGCGCGTGTCGTGGTTCGATCTGGCCGCGGACCCCGGCGAGACGGCGCCGCTCGATGCCGCTCCGGAGAAAGCGCCGCCGTTGTCCCAATACGCGTTGAGCATGGCTATGCGCGGCGCGGCGGGACTGCATGTCCTGGTAATTCACGATACCGCCATGGCACGCCGCGTGACGGGGACCATTCGCGCGGCAACCGCTGAATCCTTCGAACTGCGCTATCCGCCGGCGTTACAACAGGCCGCACTGGCCAACGGCACGTTCGAGTTCTCGCTGACCATGCCTGCGCAGAGTCCGGAGGCCACTGTGCCGCCGAGTTGGGAAAAGGTGACGAAGGTGGACCCGTTCCAGAACTTCTGGTTCGCGGAGCGCGAGGCCTTGTCCGATTCCGCACACGTGATTCTCCGGATCGCCCCGGGCGATGCCATCCGGCTGACAATCCAGGCGGACGGAGAGCCGATCCCGCCGGAGCGGGTCCATGTGGGCGCGCAGGCGGAACATGTTGCCCTCGAGAATCTCGAGCGGCGCGCGGAATCCTTCGCGGCCGGGCCGGGAGCGTTTGACGCGTCCACGCTTTCTCGAGAATTTGGCGTGTATGTGTGGTATGTGCCGCCTATTTCGACGTTGAACGACCAGGATTTGCCCCCGGAGCTCCGGGAAGCGCTGCACGACCTCGGGTATTGA
- a CDS encoding VCBS repeat-containing protein, which translates to MIDTSRRVFTLALYCVVCVSLASAEGFRQHKVWFPVGPNPSAIAAVDLNGNGLPEIISADTGALTDPRSERPANNELSVLAASKPLEYEKQVPLITGFGPYCLAIANIDALPALDILVGSFHTVERRSESRDLTLFRNIGDLLFEPVSFSVPLDRLQYLRNRDADEQPIFTKPGLTSMVVRDFNRDEYRDVIATGWSSDVLVYFPGHATAYFEEPRFIAAPGGPRDIQAADLDGDGAADLVTVMYATGEIVLWKGDGQGNFEEADRFLSRGALPHKVRVADVNNDGKLDLVVSDCHTYDSVAIYYGTGGFQFDVCQEVVLGVSRSVLEHEIRDLALDDFNQDGRLDMALACFASGRVFVLTNTSADKAIPQAFSKSAYEFESGGKTGKPRALCVEDFDADGLKDIAVALWDANSIALLLGR; encoded by the coding sequence ATGATTGATACGTCACGGCGCGTATTCACGCTCGCCTTATACTGCGTCGTCTGCGTTTCACTGGCATCAGCCGAGGGATTCCGGCAGCACAAGGTGTGGTTCCCCGTCGGCCCGAATCCGTCGGCCATTGCTGCCGTCGATCTTAATGGCAACGGTCTGCCCGAGATCATTTCGGCTGATACCGGCGCATTGACGGACCCTCGAAGCGAACGGCCCGCCAACAACGAATTGTCGGTCTTGGCTGCCTCAAAACCGCTTGAATACGAAAAACAGGTTCCCCTGATAACCGGATTCGGCCCCTATTGCCTGGCGATCGCCAATATCGACGCGTTGCCCGCTCTCGATATTCTGGTGGGGAGTTTTCACACCGTCGAGCGGCGAAGCGAGTCGCGCGACCTGACTTTGTTTCGCAACATCGGCGATCTCCTCTTCGAACCGGTAAGTTTCAGCGTGCCGCTCGACCGTCTCCAATACCTGCGCAATCGGGACGCGGATGAGCAGCCCATTTTCACAAAACCGGGGCTCACTTCCATGGTTGTGCGCGACTTCAACCGGGACGAATACCGGGACGTAATCGCTACAGGCTGGTCAAGCGACGTTTTAGTCTATTTTCCCGGCCATGCAACCGCCTACTTTGAAGAGCCGCGCTTTATTGCGGCGCCGGGCGGTCCCCGCGACATTCAGGCAGCCGATCTCGACGGCGATGGCGCGGCCGATCTTGTGACGGTCATGTATGCCACAGGAGAAATCGTGCTTTGGAAAGGCGACGGCCAGGGAAACTTCGAAGAGGCCGATCGCTTTCTGAGCCGCGGCGCGCTGCCTCACAAGGTGCGCGTTGCCGATGTGAATAACGACGGCAAACTTGACCTCGTGGTGTCCGATTGCCACACCTACGATTCGGTCGCCATTTACTATGGGACCGGGGGTTTCCAGTTCGATGTCTGCCAGGAGGTCGTGCTGGGCGTCTCGCGGAGCGTGCTCGAACACGAAATCCGCGATCTGGCGCTCGACGACTTCAACCAGGACGGCCGGCTCGACATGGCATTGGCCTGCTTTGCTTCCGGCCGCGTGTTCGTGCTCACGAACACGTCGGCGGACAAAGCGATCCCGCAGGCGTTTTCAAAAAGCGCCTACGAGTTTGAATCGGGCGGCAAGACTGGCAAACCCCGCGCGCTATGTGTCGAGGACTTTGACGCGGACGGCCTCAAAGACATTGCCGTGGCGCTGTGGGACGCCAATTCGATAGCGTTGCTGCTTGGACGTTAG